The following DNA comes from Candidatus Nitrosotalea okcheonensis.
TAATATGACATGCCTTCTGAAACAGCATAGTCTTTTCCGTTAATTTCAAGAAATCCATCACCTTTTACAACATAATAAACCTCGTCATTTTCATGAGGTTCCTGTGTATCATTACCACCGGGTCCAAGTCTCAAAATCCCTGCTGCCAAGTTTTCCTTGTTTAGAAAGGTATGAAAGTATGTGTCGCTTTTTATAATTTTTTTTGCATATTCATTTGTGTCAAATACTATTTTCAATATCATTTCTGCGAGATGGCTCTTAATGATTTTAACTCAAGTCACACATGCACGGCATGTAAAATTTCCAAAGATTAAATATCCAAAAAATCATCCAAGTATGTTTGACGGGACAGAAAATAGATGGCATCATAGTGGCATCATCAGTTAAGGACAGGGTAAGATCAGCTGTAAAGGAACTGTCAGAGGATGGCATAGTGCCATGTCTTGCAACAGTTCTGGTAGGCGACGATCCTGCATCTTCAACATATGTAAGAAACAAGCAAAAAGCATGCGCTGATGTTGGTATAACTACAAAGGATCACAAACTTCCTCCCATCTTTTCTCAAAAAGAAATGAATTCCTTGATAAATTTATTAAATAATGATGAGACGGTCCATGGAATTCTAGTCCAACTTCCACTGCCAAGCCAATTAGATGGCTTTACAACAACTTCCAGGATATCACCCATAAAGGATGTGGACGGTTTAACGCCATACAATATTGGTCTTTTGACATCAGGGAGGTCAATCCTCAAACCCTGTACTCCCTCTGGGATAATGGAGTTGTTAGAGTATTACAAAATAGACTTGGAAGGAAAAAACGCTGTGATAATAAACCGAAGTAATCTAGTAGGAAAACCACTCTATAATCTCATGCTAGAAAAAAATGCCACGGTAACAACATGTCACTCCAGGACAAAGAATCTCAAGGAATATTGCCTTGGTGCAGATATCATAGTTACCGCAATAGGCGACAGATCAAAATTCATTCTAACAGAAGACATGATAAAAGAAGGCGCAGTGGTAATAGATGTCGGCACTGCAAGATTAGATGGTAAACTCGTAGGAGATGTAGATTATGACAATGTCATCAAAAAGGCATCATATGTCACACCAGTACCAGGCGGAGTAGGGCCAATGACAATAGCGATGCTTTTAAAAAACACTGTAACAGCTGCATCAATTAGTAAAGAATTTGTCCAACCCAGTTGAAAAATCAAGATTACGCAAACAAATGTTAGATGCTAGAGATGAACTCTCGCTTGATTTTATAAAAATTGCAAGCAATAGGATCCGGGACAATCTAAGAAAAATTGATTTTTACAGGCAAGCCAAGTCAATTGGTACATATTATTCAATAGGAAGTGAAGTTCAGACACATGATCTATTGCACGAATTTTTTAACCAAGGAAAAGAAGTGTCACTTCCAC
Coding sequences within:
- a CDS encoding cupin domain-containing protein — encoded protein: MKIVFDTNEYAKKIIKSDTYFHTFLNKENLAAGILRLGPGGNDTQEPHENDEVYYVVKGDGFLEINGKDYAVSEGMSYYVAKKIPHKFHGNKKELVVMYFFGGPDT
- a CDS encoding bifunctional 5,10-methylenetetrahydrofolate dehydrogenase/5,10-methenyltetrahydrofolate cyclohydrolase, yielding MTGQKIDGIIVASSVKDRVRSAVKELSEDGIVPCLATVLVGDDPASSTYVRNKQKACADVGITTKDHKLPPIFSQKEMNSLINLLNNDETVHGILVQLPLPSQLDGFTTTSRISPIKDVDGLTPYNIGLLTSGRSILKPCTPSGIMELLEYYKIDLEGKNAVIINRSNLVGKPLYNLMLEKNATVTTCHSRTKNLKEYCLGADIIVTAIGDRSKFILTEDMIKEGAVVIDVGTARLDGKLVGDVDYDNVIKKASYVTPVPGGVGPMTIAMLLKNTVTAASISKEFVQPS